Genomic window (Lewinellaceae bacterium):
CGCCATGATCGCCGCCAGCCGGTGGTTCATGGGCCAATTGGCCAGGAGGGCCGCGCGGATGTGGTTCTGGTAAAGCCGCCCAGCCATGCTCCTGATCTGGCAGCGAAGGATTTTTTCCTAGATTTGGAGTAAAAAGCAAATGCACCTCAGTGAAATTCTCACCCACCTGGGCGAAGAGAGAGCGCAGTATTTCAACGCCGTTTCTCCCCCTGTCATCCAGACCAGCAACTTCGCCTTTCAATCGCTGGACGAGTTCCGCCGGGCTTTCAGCAACGAGTTGGGCCACCACATCTACAGCCGGGGCAACAACCCTACGGTAGAAATCCTGCGCAAAAAACTGGCAGCGCTGGAACAAACCGAAGACGCCCTCGTATTTTCCAGCGGCATGGGCGCCATCTCGGCCGCCGTGCTGGCCAACGTGCAAGCCGGCAGCCACGTGGTTTGCGTGGAATCGCCTTATTCCTGGACGAAATCCCTGCTCCATGACTACCTGCCCCGCTTCGGCGTATCCACGACCTTTGCCGACGGCCGGGATATCGCCAATATCGAACAGGCGATCCGGAGCAATACCACCCTGCTCTATCTGGAAAGCCCCAATACCCTCACTTTTGAACTTCAGGACATCCGGGCCTGCGCCGGGCTGGCACGGCGGCGCGGGCTGGTTACGGTGCTGGACAACAGCTACGCCTCTCCCATCTTTCAGCGGCCGGCCTCCATGGGCGTCGACATCGTCGTGCATTCCGGCACCAAATACCTCAACGGGCACAGCGATGTCGTTTTTGGCGCCCTGTGCACCAGCCGGGCCATGGCCCGGAAGATTTTCGAAGGAGAGTACATGACAATGGGCGGCATCCTGGCGCCTCACGATGCGGCGCTGGCCATCCGGGGGTTGCGCACGCTGGAGTTGCGCATGCACCGCTGCCACGCAAGCGGCCTGCAGATTGCCCGCTATCTGGAACAACACCCTAAGGTAGAACGGGTCATCCACCCGCTGCTGCCCTCATTTCCACAGTACGAGCTGGCCAAAGCCCAGATGCAGGGCGCCGGCGGGTTGTTTTCCGTATACCTCAAAGCCGGCAGCCTGGAAAAAGCGGAGGCTTTTTTCAACAACCTGGAGCATTTTCTGCTGGCCGTCTCCTGGGGCGGGCACGAATCGCTGGTATTGCCTTCGGCGGCTTTCTACAACATTCCCGGCAAAGCCGGCCCGATAGCCCCCTGGAATCTGGTTCGGTTCTACATCGGGCTGGAAGATCCTCAATGGCTGATCAAAAGCCTGGACAAGGCCTTAGGGCATGTCTAAACTTTTTGTAGTTTTGAGCGTGGTATTTTAACCAATAAACCAAAAACGAATGAAAAAGATAGTAGTCCTTACGGGGGCGGGCGTTAGCGCCGAGAGTGGAATCAAGACCTTCCGGGACGCCGGCGGGCTGTGGGAAGGACATGACGTAATGGAAGTGGCCTCTCCTCAGGGCTGGCAAAAGAACCAGGAACTCGTTCTGGATTTCTACAACCAGAGGCGGCGCCAACTCAAGGAAGTAAAACCCAATGCCGCCCATTATTCCCTGGTGGAACTGGAGGAAAGTTTCGAAGTCAGCATCATCACTCAAAACGTAGATGACCTGCACGAACGAGCCGGCAGCAACACCGTCATCCACCTGCACGGCGAGCTGCTCAAAGCCCGCAGCACCAGGAATCCTGACCTCGTCTACGAATGGGCAGAAGACATCGCGGTGGGCGACGCCTGCGAGCTGGGCAGCCAGCTGCGCCCCCATATTGTCTGGTTTGGAGAGGCCGTGCCCATGATCGAAGCGGCTGCCCTGGAAACCATGACGGCAGACGCGGTGATCATCATCGGCACCTCCATGCAGGTATATCCGGCGGCCGGCCTGGTAAGTTTTGCCGAAAAGGCGCAGCGCATTTTCTACATCGACCCCAAACCGGCGATCAACCACGAACTCAGCCGGGCCGTCAGCCTGTCGGTAGTCGCTGAACCAGCTACTATTGGCGTGCCTCAGGTGGTAAAAGAACTGCTGGGAAAATGAAAGCCGTGTTAGGCGCCAGGATGGCGGGCCATAAACACGGCTTCAAAACCTTAAACTATGAAAAACTGCATTATCTTAGGAAAATTTAAAAAATAAGTTCGACGTCAAAGCTTTAGGCACGACGAAAGAATAAACTGTCCATTCTGGCTTGTACTTTTTGCGCCATGCTGCGTTGCTCATCACTCAGGTAGCTTTGGCTATCCTCATTCTTCGCGCCTTGCCTGGCACAAAAATTACTGCCCCATAATTGAACACTTTATTCTTTCCTCGTGCCTTAGCGTGAAGGCCTTTGCCCTAATGAGCCTCCCGGCCTTCACGCTAAAGCTTTGACTCAAAATGTCGAACTTGTTTTTTAATCACACTTAATGTATCTTGTATAAGAAAATGGCCCCTCCAAAGAGGTACCAGTCGTCGGTTCCTGCATTTCCACCGGTCATGACCCCATCCAGGTAATCTGTGAAAGTCTTGCGCATGCCCAGCTCCAGGCTCAGGGACGTCAACCGGCTGGTGCCTACCCGAAGGCCCAGGCCGAGCGGAATAACGAGTTGCACCTTTGAATAATCTGCATTGAGATTATTGGTGGCCTTCTGAATGTCAGACTCCCCAAAAACGGGTTTAGGGTTGATGAAAGCCATGCCCAGGCCTCCGAAGAAGTAAGGAGACATCCTTTGGCCCAGGTCCAGGGTAATGTCCCGGCGGTTTTTGCCGAAAGGCTCCCATTCGCCAACTACCGACAATTCGATCAGGTCTGTTTTAAAGTTGGAACCTCTTCCTTCCCTCGCCTCGAAGTTGGAATCGTTGCCGGTCAGCTTACCATAAGTCAGGTTGGCGCGAACAGCGTGAACCGGAGAAAACGGATGGCGGACTACCGCTCCGATTGCCGGGTTGTTTTCCGCGAATGCCGGTGTCGTGTTCAGAGTAAAGTCACCCTGGTAATTGGCTATGCCAAGGAACAGCCCCCCCTCCAGCGCAGGCTGGGCAAGTAACCACAGGGGGCAAAGGATAAGGATCAATAGTACATTTGAAATTCTCATGGGTGCAATTCATTTTAACAGTATATAAGGATTCATTCACGGGGGGAAGATTTCTTTTCCAGCGGCATGCTGATTTGCTGAAGCCAGGCAAAGCAAAACAGTTCGAATATAGCCAGTCAAAAATGGGGGGAAATAAAAAAGCTTAAGGAAAGGATTGCAATTTTACAGCGATGATTTGTTTTACGGCGAATCTCGGATTTAGTTTCAAGCAGGCCGTTTTTTATTTAGCGTACAAATAAAGGAAAAGCCGCGTCTGCCGGGCCCCAGTTGTTGCTGTAAGGCCATAGCGACACGGCTTAACTCCCTATACTATGAAAAAAACTACTTGATCCGAAAAAAGGGGGGTGGCAGGCTACCCGCGCCTCATGGAAGCATAGATTCGCCAGTTTGTTGGCAGAGCGCGAAACAGTCAGCCCGTAAATGCCTCTTAAAGCAAAATTGGAAATCGCTTGCACGAAAACCGGGGGCGCTTGTCTTCCCCGTGTATTTCAAATTGGCACAATAGGATTGTACGAAGCTTCCGGAAGAGAGTTTCAAAACAAATAGAAATAATTTTAATTTTTAAACAGGAATAAATTTGAACCAGATGGCCGAGGCAGAACAACTTTTCGAAGCCATCCTACACAAAATGGCCAACCGGCACGAGGGGTTGGGGAGGAATATATGCAGCAGTGGGAAGAACTGGCGAAGGCGGCGCTTGAGGGGATGAAGTAGCTATAATCTTACTCCCTCACCATCATCAAACTGTCATCCCGCGCCTCCAGCATGGAGCTGCCCATCAGGTACTCGTCCACCCGGCGAGCGGCTTCGCGGCCTTCGGCAATGGCCCAGACGACCAGCGACTGCCCCCGGCGCATATCGCCGGCGGCGAAGACCTTATCCTGGTTGGTTTGGTAGTTGTCGTCGCGCACGTTGCCCCGGTCGTCTACACCGACGCCCAGCTTTTCAATCATGCCCTCGAACTGCGGATGCAGGAAGCCGACGGCCAGCAGGGCCAGTTGGCAGGGGATGTCGCGCTCCGTGCCTTCCACTTCTTTAAAGGCATAGCGCCCCGTCCTGGCATCCTTGGCCCATTCGATGTCTACCAGTTTAACAGCCTTGAGCTTGCCGTTTTTGTCGCCGATGAATTCCTTGGTCAGAATGGCCCACTGGCGCTCGCAGCCCTCGTCGTGGCTGGAGGAGGTGCGCAGTACCATCGGCCAATTGGGCCAGCTGTAGGGATCGCGCTCTTGGGGCGGCTTGGAGAGCAGCTCGATCTGAGTGACCGATTTGGCCTTGTGGCGGTTGGAAGTGCCCACGCAATCGGCGCCGGTATCGCCCCCGCCGATGACGAGCACGTGTTTGTTGGCAGCCATTACGGCCTCTTCTTCCGGGATGGGCTCGCCGGCCACGCGGCGGTTGTTCTGTTCCAGGAATTCCATGGCGAAATGTACGCCTTCGAGTTCGCGGCCGGGGATGTTCAAGTCGCGGGGAATGGTGGAGCCACCGCAGAGCAGCAGGGCGTCGAAATCGTCGAGCAATTCCTGAGGGTCGACGTTCACGCCCACGTTGGCGTTCGTCCGAAACCGCACGCCCTCGGCCTCCATGACCGCCACGCGCCGTTCGACCACCCATTTTTCCAGTTTGAAATCGGGGATGCCGTAGCGCAGCAGGCCGCCGATGCGGTCGTTGCGCTCGAAGACGGTCACCAGGTGGCCAGCCTTATTGAGCTGGGCGGCAGCGGCCAGCCCCGCCGGCCCCGAACCTATGACTGCCACCTTTTTTCCGGTGCGCATCGTTGGCGGCTGCGGCCGTACGTAGCCCTTTTCGTAAGCCACTTCCGCGATCGACTTCTCAATGTGCTCGATGGCCACCGCCGGCTGGTTGATGCCCAGTACGCAGGCGGTCTCGCAGGGCGCCGGGCAAATCCGGCCCGTGAATTCGGGAAAGTTGTTGGTGCTGCTCAATATTTCGTAGGCCAGTCGCCAGTCGTCCTCGTATACCGCATCATTGAATTCGGGAATGATGTTGCCCAGCGGGCAACCGCTGTGGCAAAACGGAATGCCGCAATCCATGCAACGGGAGGCCTGCTGCACGGTCTTCTTCGTGCTGAATTCCTCGTAAATCTCTTTATAGTCTTTAACCCGCTCCCTGGGCTTGCGCGCCTTGGGGAGCTCGCGGGTGTGTTTTAAGAATCCTTTTGGGTCTGCCATTTCTTCTGGATTGTTCGTTATTTTTTATTCTCAGCAATTGAGCTGGTTTGTCATGCGATGCTATGGATGCTTTTTCTTTGGCTTTCGCCAAAGAAAGATGCTATGGCCCTTCGGGCCAGTTGATGCTGTGGATAAGGCCAGTCCAATCCCTCCAGAACCCATCTTCAGTCCCCAAGGAGCCATCCATAGGATCCACCGGCCCATAAGGCGGTGGCATCGTGTACTGGGCGCGAACGCGTCCAATAGGAGCATCCATAGCATCTGTCTCAGGCAATAACCAGCATCTCAGAACCAGGTTTGTTCCTTTCATCATCACGCCGTCTTCGCGGCCCTCTCCGCTTCTTCCGCCTGCAGGGCCTGCGCCTGGCGCTTTTCCAGCACCGCTTTGTAGTCTCTCGGCATCACTTTGGCAAAAAAGCCCTTTTGGTTATCCCAGTCCTGCAGAATGTCGTGGGCCACC
Coding sequences:
- a CDS encoding aminotransferase class I/II-fold pyridoxal phosphate-dependent enzyme, giving the protein MHLSEILTHLGEERAQYFNAVSPPVIQTSNFAFQSLDEFRRAFSNELGHHIYSRGNNPTVEILRKKLAALEQTEDALVFSSGMGAISAAVLANVQAGSHVVCVESPYSWTKSLLHDYLPRFGVSTTFADGRDIANIEQAIRSNTTLLYLESPNTLTFELQDIRACAGLARRRGLVTVLDNSYASPIFQRPASMGVDIVVHSGTKYLNGHSDVVFGALCTSRAMARKIFEGEYMTMGGILAPHDAALAIRGLRTLELRMHRCHASGLQIARYLEQHPKVERVIHPLLPSFPQYELAKAQMQGAGGLFSVYLKAGSLEKAEAFFNNLEHFLLAVSWGGHESLVLPSAAFYNIPGKAGPIAPWNLVRFYIGLEDPQWLIKSLDKALGHV
- a CDS encoding NAD-dependent deacylase gives rise to the protein MKKIVVLTGAGVSAESGIKTFRDAGGLWEGHDVMEVASPQGWQKNQELVLDFYNQRRRQLKEVKPNAAHYSLVELEESFEVSIITQNVDDLHERAGSNTVIHLHGELLKARSTRNPDLVYEWAEDIAVGDACELGSQLRPHIVWFGEAVPMIEAAALETMTADAVIIIGTSMQVYPAAGLVSFAEKAQRIFYIDPKPAINHELSRAVSLSVVAEPATIGVPQVVKELLGK
- a CDS encoding glutamate synthase subunit beta; translation: MADPKGFLKHTRELPKARKPRERVKDYKEIYEEFSTKKTVQQASRCMDCGIPFCHSGCPLGNIIPEFNDAVYEDDWRLAYEILSSTNNFPEFTGRICPAPCETACVLGINQPAVAIEHIEKSIAEVAYEKGYVRPQPPTMRTGKKVAVIGSGPAGLAAAAQLNKAGHLVTVFERNDRIGGLLRYGIPDFKLEKWVVERRVAVMEAEGVRFRTNANVGVNVDPQELLDDFDALLLCGGSTIPRDLNIPGRELEGVHFAMEFLEQNNRRVAGEPIPEEEAVMAANKHVLVIGGGDTGADCVGTSNRHKAKSVTQIELLSKPPQERDPYSWPNWPMVLRTSSSHDEGCERQWAILTKEFIGDKNGKLKAVKLVDIEWAKDARTGRYAFKEVEGTERDIPCQLALLAVGFLHPQFEGMIEKLGVGVDDRGNVRDDNYQTNQDKVFAAGDMRRGQSLVVWAIAEGREAARRVDEYLMGSSMLEARDDSLMMVRE